The proteins below come from a single Carnobacterium divergens DSM 20623 genomic window:
- a CDS encoding AIPR family protein yields MANINDFKTVNMKSKKYSEFLNLTPEQMEKNGSRFGFYLLALECITNVKEISDLVDMVIDTDFRSVVYKQKNNDLGVDAVNIDEEDRKIQLFNFKYRDSFKVKKGQELGDMIDVTKFLIHIANENTDKVTSITKNKINKIIEALNSTDVWTIELFMVSNENRALELENPTVDQFKDSYGMKVKTVVLDDIVSYISGFPDDLSAKFMVDSTSVMTYEIDKLSSSKSYLIKLPLAELIRITCKNEELRNNINADYSKLQGQEIELSLLFDNVRGYLGATTKFNKNIIKTIVEDPNKFFMFNNGITMTAKNITAGDKNGNKKFECTINGFQIVNGGQTLRTIYEFNKSQFDEKSLANAEVLVRLFQTETDKELTNDIAEYTNSQNAISSIDLKSISNYQIQIGAYLEAMGILYVRKSGDTGKKDEKYIHRISMEKTAQLLYSYKGYPDRATNQKKALFEKYYDDIFDVETLDFEFLANLIIKYYEIEKDYIDSKYDEYHQKYLYIIYIMEKYPKKSIHECIELLEDYLIEYKKDDKLSPARKLIQKGFKDHIDGGK; encoded by the coding sequence ATGGCTAATATTAACGATTTTAAAACGGTAAATATGAAATCTAAAAAATATTCAGAATTTTTAAATTTGACTCCTGAGCAAATGGAGAAAAATGGTTCTAGATTTGGATTTTATTTATTAGCATTGGAGTGTATAACTAATGTTAAAGAAATAAGTGATTTAGTAGATATGGTTATTGATACAGATTTCAGAAGCGTTGTTTATAAACAAAAAAACAATGATTTAGGTGTTGATGCAGTTAATATTGACGAGGAAGATAGAAAGATACAACTGTTTAACTTTAAATATAGAGATAGCTTTAAAGTAAAAAAAGGACAAGAATTGGGTGATATGATAGATGTTACCAAATTTTTAATTCATATCGCTAATGAAAATACAGATAAGGTCACATCAATAACTAAAAATAAAATTAATAAAATAATTGAAGCTTTAAATTCTACAGATGTTTGGACTATTGAATTATTTATGGTTTCCAATGAAAATCGGGCTTTGGAATTAGAGAATCCAACGGTGGATCAATTTAAAGATAGTTATGGTATGAAAGTGAAAACTGTAGTTTTAGATGATATTGTTTCATATATTTCAGGGTTTCCTGATGATTTAAGTGCGAAATTTATGGTGGATAGTACTTCTGTAATGACATATGAGATTGATAAATTGTCATCTAGTAAATCTTATCTAATTAAACTACCTTTAGCAGAATTAATTAGAATTACTTGTAAGAATGAAGAGTTAAGAAATAATATAAATGCAGATTATAGTAAATTACAAGGACAAGAAATAGAGTTAAGTTTATTATTTGATAATGTAAGAGGGTACTTAGGAGCTACTACAAAATTCAATAAAAATATTATTAAAACTATTGTAGAAGATCCTAATAAGTTTTTTATGTTTAATAACGGAATAACAATGACAGCAAAAAATATTACTGCTGGAGATAAAAATGGAAATAAAAAATTTGAATGTACAATTAATGGTTTTCAAATTGTTAATGGCGGACAAACTTTAAGAACTATATATGAGTTTAACAAAAGTCAGTTTGATGAAAAAAGCTTAGCGAATGCCGAGGTGTTAGTACGATTATTTCAAACAGAAACAGATAAAGAATTGACTAATGATATAGCGGAATATACTAATAGTCAAAATGCAATATCTTCTATTGATTTGAAGTCAATAAGTAATTACCAAATTCAAATAGGAGCATATTTAGAAGCAATGGGTATTTTATATGTTCGCAAATCTGGTGATACGGGGAAAAAAGATGAGAAATATATACACCGAATATCAATGGAGAAAACGGCTCAGTTATTATACTCTTATAAAGGTTATCCAGATAGAGCAACTAATCAGAAAAAAGCGTTATTTGAAAAATATTATGATGATATTTTTGATGTAGAAACATTAGATTTTGAATTTTTAGCTAATCTGATAATAAAATATTATGAGATAGAAAAAGACTATATAGATTCTAAATATGATGAATATCATCAAAAATATTTGTACATTATATACATCATGGAAAAATATCCAAAAAAATCTATTCATGAATGTATCGAACTGCTTGAAGATTATTTAATAGAATATAAAAAGGATGATAAGTTAAGTCCTGCTAGAAAATTGATCCAAAAAGGATTTAAAGACCATATAGATGGTGGTAAATAA
- a CDS encoding tRNA dihydrouridine synthase → MTTNFWADLPKPFFILAPMEDVTDVVFRHVIKEAGSPDVFFTEFTNSDSYCHPDGIESVRGRLVFTEDEQPIVAHIWGDKPEFFREMSIGLAEMGFKGVDINMGCPVPNVAGRGKGSGLILRPDVAAELIEAAKAGGLPVSVKTRIGYKEMAEMEDWITHLLKQDIANLSIHLRTREEMSKVDAHWEIIPQIMAIRDRIAPDTLITINGDIPDRQTGLMLAEKYGVDGIMIGRGIFKNPYAFEKEPQEHSSKELLGLLQLQLDLQDHYSELAPRSIVGLHRFFKIYVKGFPGASDLRVKLMTTKSTDEVRQILTDFNKNDSLI, encoded by the coding sequence ATGACAACTAATTTTTGGGCAGATTTACCAAAGCCCTTTTTTATTTTAGCACCAATGGAGGATGTGACGGATGTCGTCTTTCGCCATGTGATTAAAGAAGCCGGCTCGCCTGACGTCTTTTTTACGGAATTCACAAACTCGGATAGCTATTGCCATCCAGATGGAATCGAAAGCGTACGTGGCCGTTTAGTTTTCACCGAAGACGAGCAGCCAATTGTCGCTCATATATGGGGAGATAAACCAGAATTTTTTAGAGAAATGAGTATTGGATTAGCCGAAATGGGCTTTAAAGGCGTTGATATTAACATGGGCTGCCCGGTTCCAAATGTCGCTGGTCGCGGAAAAGGCAGTGGCCTAATTTTACGCCCAGATGTAGCTGCAGAGTTGATTGAAGCTGCCAAAGCAGGTGGCTTACCCGTTAGCGTCAAAACCCGTATCGGATACAAGGAAATGGCTGAAATGGAAGACTGGATTACTCACTTGCTGAAACAAGACATTGCCAACTTGTCCATTCACTTACGAACACGAGAAGAAATGAGTAAGGTGGATGCCCATTGGGAGATTATTCCTCAAATTATGGCGATTCGCGATCGCATCGCACCTGACACGCTTATCACAATCAACGGCGATATTCCTGATCGTCAAACAGGTTTGATGCTTGCTGAAAAATATGGAGTGGACGGGATTATGATTGGTCGAGGGATCTTTAAAAATCCTTACGCCTTTGAAAAAGAACCTCAAGAGCATTCTTCAAAAGAGCTACTTGGTTTACTACAATTACAACTAGATTTACAAGATCACTATTCAGAGCTAGCTCCACGCTCCATCGTTGGCTTGCATCGTTTCTTTAAAATTTATGTAAAAGGCTTTCCTGGCGCTAGCGATTTACGTGTTAAATTAATGACGACCAAATCGACAGATGAAGTTCGTCAGATTTTGACTGATTTTAACAAGAATGATTCTTTGATTTAA
- a CDS encoding MarR family winged helix-turn-helix transcriptional regulator, whose product MTDILRDIGIISRALDSIANIEFKEYDLAKGQYLYLVRIVENPGVIQDRLAEMIKVDRTTAARAIKKLEAKGFIEKRMDNTNKKIKKLFPTEKGQKTFPFIIKEHHYSNEVALKGLTNQEKEQIASLLKRVKENIEDDWNDVKKGKKRTY is encoded by the coding sequence ATGACAGACATTCTTAGAGATATCGGGATTATAAGTAGAGCATTGGATTCAATTGCAAATATAGAATTTAAAGAATACGATCTAGCCAAAGGCCAATACCTCTACCTTGTGAGGATTGTTGAAAATCCAGGTGTTATTCAAGATCGGTTGGCAGAGATGATAAAAGTAGATCGAACGACTGCGGCAAGAGCGATTAAAAAGCTTGAAGCAAAAGGCTTTATTGAAAAAAGAATGGACAACACTAATAAGAAAATAAAAAAACTTTTTCCAACTGAAAAAGGTCAAAAGACGTTTCCGTTTATTATTAAAGAACATCACTATTCCAATGAAGTAGCTCTAAAAGGCTTAACCAATCAAGAAAAAGAACAGATTGCGAGTTTATTGAAGAGAGTCAAAGAAAATATCGAAGACGATTGGAACGATGTAAAAAAAGGAAAAAAACGCACATATTAA
- a CDS encoding ArsR/SmtB family transcription factor — protein sequence MSKNNSGQTIALLDSIDAQKMSAFFKLMSEEIRFKLIFILAHEGEMCVSDLAKWVDSTIATTSHHLQLLKKNKVIENRREGKQIFYFIDNIKVSHFINIGLDFNHLS from the coding sequence ATGTCAAAAAATAACAGTGGGCAAACAATCGCTCTTTTAGATTCAATTGATGCTCAAAAAATGAGTGCTTTTTTCAAGTTAATGTCTGAAGAAATTAGATTTAAACTCATTTTTATTCTTGCTCACGAGGGAGAAATGTGTGTTAGTGACTTAGCAAAATGGGTTGATTCTACCATAGCTACTACCTCTCATCACTTACAACTTTTGAAAAAAAATAAAGTAATTGAAAATCGTCGTGAAGGCAAACAAATTTTCTACTTTATTGATAACATTAAAGTCAGCCACTTTATTAATATTGGACTTGATTTTAATCATTTATCTTAA
- a CDS encoding chloride channel protein, whose protein sequence is MILGSLRAKWGNYPQTAHYTIDHLKKHQTVDYKPVFKNLLVALTILIFGAGVGPEAALLSSIVMLSIWQADKIRYLFFNQEVFSALNPFERVTHMLHPTKYLVMYNPTIAPTDKNFVSTKKAMNLFFVINGLVSFTLLMKLTKQPSFISKMGDSMWHLNDLWLFIPLIILGLLSGELYNLFKNKMSQWLNFWPNNPIKKALLGSITIFIVGTFLPNLLFSGQVALGSVPKKYVHFSVLILLFIVIVKLIFLQICLNTGWIGGDIFPIVFAAIIQGFAISKLFPSFDVIFIVATVATSMAVTILNSPIGVAIFMALFFPVQISPIIAATALLLKFTKEYIQKKTARE, encoded by the coding sequence TTGATTTTAGGTAGCTTACGAGCTAAGTGGGGAAACTACCCACAAACGGCTCACTACACGATTGACCATTTAAAAAAACATCAAACAGTGGACTACAAACCTGTTTTTAAAAATCTGTTAGTTGCCTTAACAATTCTAATCTTTGGCGCAGGTGTTGGGCCTGAAGCCGCTTTGTTAAGCTCGATTGTTATGTTATCGATTTGGCAAGCAGATAAAATTCGGTATCTTTTTTTTAATCAGGAAGTATTTTCAGCACTCAATCCTTTCGAGCGAGTGACTCACATGCTTCATCCGACAAAATATTTAGTGATGTATAACCCAACCATAGCTCCTACTGATAAAAATTTTGTATCAACTAAAAAAGCGATGAATTTATTCTTTGTTATTAATGGTTTAGTTTCTTTTACACTATTGATGAAACTAACAAAACAGCCTTCATTCATCAGTAAAATGGGTGATTCTATGTGGCATCTCAACGATTTATGGTTGTTTATTCCTTTGATTATTTTAGGTCTTCTTTCAGGTGAATTATACAATTTATTCAAAAATAAAATGTCACAGTGGTTAAATTTTTGGCCAAATAATCCTATAAAAAAAGCGTTACTTGGGTCTATTACTATCTTTATCGTGGGTACATTTTTGCCTAATTTACTTTTCTCTGGTCAAGTAGCATTAGGCTCTGTTCCTAAAAAATATGTACACTTTTCGGTTTTAATTTTACTTTTTATCGTCATTGTTAAATTGATTTTTCTACAAATTTGTCTGAATACTGGTTGGATTGGCGGAGATATTTTCCCGATTGTCTTTGCTGCTATTATTCAAGGGTTTGCCATTTCTAAATTATTTCCATCATTTGATGTCATCTTTATTGTAGCAACTGTTGCTACTTCTATGGCTGTCACTATTTTAAATTCTCCAATTGGAGTAGCTATTTTTATGGCTTTGTTCTTCCCAGTTCAAATTTCACCTATTATCGCAGCAACTGCTCTTCTTTTAAAATTCACTAAAGAGTATATTCAAAAGAAAACTGCACGAGAATAA